The Flammeovirgaceae bacterium genome contains a region encoding:
- a CDS encoding EamA family transporter — protein MIAEVKTRPNYLPYAALVAVSFIWGTTYLALRIGVLNFPPFLFTAIRQVSAGMILMALIAGFKRVPWPPASHVLQQAIAGFFLITMGNGLVAWSEVHIPSGVAAILCSLMPVAVILINMTIGRDEKPNLTIGLGAILGLGGILLMFSEHVAEFSKTEYLLGILLTLGAVLSWAFGSIWIKRHHSNSNPFVNAALQMFFGGLFCLPISFAVDDLTTVSWSPEAVYTLLYLIIFGSIVAYASYLYALRSLPMTIVSLYAYVNPLVAVILGWMVLNEKLNGTIGLAIAVTIAGIYLVNRGYQLRTIWKAQFSKS, from the coding sequence TTGATAGCCGAAGTGAAAACACGCCCGAATTACCTTCCTTATGCTGCCCTGGTTGCGGTAAGTTTTATCTGGGGTACTACTTACCTGGCCCTTCGTATTGGTGTACTGAATTTTCCGCCTTTTTTGTTCACCGCTATCCGTCAGGTAAGTGCAGGCATGATTTTGATGGCGTTGATTGCAGGCTTTAAAAGAGTGCCTTGGCCACCGGCCAGTCATGTTCTGCAACAAGCCATTGCCGGTTTTTTTTTAATTACGATGGGAAACGGGCTGGTGGCCTGGTCGGAGGTGCATATTCCAAGCGGGGTGGCGGCCATCCTCTGTTCGCTGATGCCCGTAGCGGTTATCCTTATTAATATGACCATCGGGCGCGATGAAAAACCCAACCTCACCATAGGGCTTGGAGCCATCCTCGGGCTTGGTGGCATTTTACTGATGTTTAGCGAGCATGTGGCTGAGTTTTCGAAAACCGAATATTTGCTGGGCATACTGCTTACACTGGGTGCCGTTTTAAGCTGGGCGTTCGGCAGCATTTGGATCAAAAGACATCACAGCAACAGCAATCCATTTGTTAATGCTGCCCTTCAGATGTTTTTTGGCGGTTTGTTTTGTTTGCCAATAAGTTTTGCAGTCGATGATTTAACCACCGTAAGCTGGTCTCCTGAGGCCGTTTATACCTTGCTATACCTGATTATATTCGGCTCCATCGTGGCTTATGCCAGCTACCTGTATGCGCTGCGCAGTCTTCCGATGACAATCGTATCACTTTATGCCTACGTTAATCCATTGGTGGCGGTTATCCTGGGTTGGATGGTATTGAATGAGAAATTAAATGGTACCATCGGCCTGGCCATTGCCGTAACCATTGCCGGTATTTACCTGGTAAACCGCGGGTACCAACTTCGTACCATATGGAAAGCGCAATTCTCGAAATCGTAG
- the crcB gene encoding fluoride efflux transporter CrcB — MKFVLVLLGGGIGSLIRYSVSGWVHGKYSGVFPLGTLTVNLAGSFLIGVLWALFESATMSPTLRVFLFVGILGGFTTFSTFSLETLSLLRDGEVRTALLNILVNNVGGILLAFAGFSATREVQQLITKL, encoded by the coding sequence ATGAAATTTGTACTCGTTTTACTGGGCGGAGGCATCGGATCACTTATTCGTTACAGTGTGTCGGGGTGGGTGCACGGTAAATACAGCGGGGTGTTCCCGCTGGGCACGTTAACCGTAAACCTGGCGGGCTCATTTCTGATTGGCGTTTTATGGGCCTTGTTCGAATCGGCAACGATGAGCCCCACGTTGCGCGTTTTTCTGTTTGTAGGTATACTGGGTGGATTTACCACATTCTCAACCTTTTCGCTGGAAACCCTAAGCCTGTTACGCGATGGTGAGGTACGCACTGCGTTGCTCAACATACTGGTGAATAACGTAGGAGGTATTTTGCTGGCTTTTGCCGGATTTAGCGCCACACGGGAAGTTCAACAACTGATAACCAAGCTATGA
- a CDS encoding HlyD family efflux transporter periplasmic adaptor subunit — protein sequence MIPRLLTTAFIIVFILNGCGKKEKFTKPQIKPLVEAVYASGNIVSENEYQAFAQVDGYVADKHVQDGDPVRKGDALYTIQADQQTARYRIARENYELALKNFSENSPVLAELKAALTTARTKMLFDSTNFIRYSNLLKNNATSRAEYDRMKLVYENSKNDFLLAESRYKRTYDQLQLDLRNAENQFRIARDESDRYTIRSQVDGLVFKTLKEKGELIKRNEVVAVLGSANSFYLQLNVDELDIQRIQVGQPVVVKIDAYPDRIFNAVVSKIYPLVDVRQQAFRVDATLTEKLPGTFSGLALEANIIIRQNPTALVIPKNALLPGDSVIIRSESGYRKTKISRGITTLDEVEILSGIDSQTQVKIN from the coding sequence TTGATACCCCGACTGCTTACCACCGCCTTTATTATTGTTTTTATTCTTAACGGATGCGGCAAGAAAGAAAAATTTACCAAACCACAGATAAAACCCCTGGTAGAAGCTGTATACGCCTCCGGCAACATCGTTTCGGAAAACGAATACCAGGCATTTGCTCAGGTTGATGGCTATGTAGCCGATAAACACGTGCAAGACGGTGACCCGGTACGTAAAGGCGATGCTTTGTACACCATCCAGGCCGATCAGCAAACAGCCCGATACCGTATTGCACGCGAAAACTATGAACTCGCCCTGAAAAACTTCAGCGAGAACTCCCCGGTACTGGCCGAACTGAAAGCGGCTTTAACTACCGCCCGAACAAAAATGCTGTTTGACTCAACAAACTTTATACGCTACTCCAACCTGCTTAAGAACAATGCCACCTCAAGGGCCGAGTACGACCGCATGAAACTGGTATACGAAAATTCAAAAAACGATTTCCTGCTGGCCGAGAGCCGTTACAAACGAACTTATGACCAGTTGCAACTCGACCTGCGAAACGCAGAAAATCAGTTCCGCATAGCCCGCGATGAATCAGATCGCTATACAATCCGAAGCCAGGTAGATGGCCTGGTATTTAAAACGTTAAAGGAGAAAGGCGAACTGATCAAACGAAACGAGGTTGTGGCTGTATTGGGCAGCGCCAACTCATTTTACCTGCAACTTAACGTGGATGAACTGGACATTCAACGCATACAGGTAGGCCAGCCGGTAGTTGTAAAAATTGATGCCTACCCCGACCGGATTTTCAACGCTGTTGTCAGCAAAATATATCCGCTGGTTGATGTGCGGCAGCAGGCCTTTCGGGTAGATGCAACGCTTACCGAAAAACTGCCCGGTACCTTCTCCGGGCTTGCCTTGGAAGCCAACATCATCATCCGCCAAAACCCCACCGCGCTGGTTATTCCAAAAAATGCCCTCCTTCCGGGCGACTCCGTAATTATACGAAGTGAATCGGGTTACCGGAAAACAAAAATATCACGGGGCATAACCACGCTCGATGAAGTTGAAATACTGAGCGGTATTGATAGTCAGACGCAGGTAAAAATTAACTGA
- a CDS encoding pyridoxamine 5'-phosphate oxidase family protein — MSEFQKTERTTITRLAKRASYNKEIIYAILDEALYCTVAFVLNGGPVQLPTGFCRIDDKLYIHGSVGSTYMRELAEKKTPVCINVTCLDGLVLARSAFHHSMNYRSVVLFGKPERITDEAELYRVLEVFTNKMQPGRWDDVRKPTTAEWKATMVLAFPIEEVSAKIRTGPPVDDEEDYTLDVWAGVVPLQLERKTPVADPRLKNGVSTPFYL, encoded by the coding sequence ATGAGTGAATTTCAGAAAACCGAGCGGACAACAATTACGCGTTTAGCTAAACGCGCTTCGTACAACAAAGAAATCATCTATGCTATACTGGATGAAGCGTTGTATTGTACAGTAGCCTTTGTGTTAAACGGTGGGCCCGTTCAACTTCCAACCGGCTTCTGCCGGATTGATGATAAACTCTACATACACGGTTCAGTTGGAAGTACCTACATGCGGGAACTCGCTGAAAAGAAAACACCTGTTTGCATCAATGTAACCTGCCTGGATGGCCTGGTGCTGGCGCGGTCGGCCTTTCATCACTCCATGAATTACCGGTCGGTGGTATTGTTCGGCAAACCTGAACGGATAACCGATGAGGCTGAATTGTACCGCGTACTCGAAGTGTTTACAAACAAAATGCAACCCGGCCGGTGGGATGATGTACGCAAACCCACAACGGCTGAGTGGAAAGCGACTATGGTACTGGCTTTCCCGATAGAAGAGGTTTCGGCAAAAATCAGAACCGGTCCACCCGTTGATGATGAAGAAGATTATACATTAGATGTGTGGGCGGGGGTGGTGCCGCTTCAGCTTGAGCGTAAAACCCCGGTGGCCGACCCACGCCTGAAAAATGGTGTTTCCACTCCCTTTTACTTGTGA
- a CDS encoding ABC transporter permease, with protein sequence MTPVVEIAWTHIVSKPKQTIVAMLGVTFGIGMFIALVSLMTGLNQFTEDVTMTSSPDIHIYNDITRERKSIVDELNPAGINLVHHQKPKVETTKLRNALQVVEIIRKDPRVSGVAPTLSSQVFYNFGPIQLNGQILGVDILEEDKLFDIRSRLKSGRLEDLKSNPDGILVGTGLARKLSAATGDRVVITTPQGYTMTLKIVGTFQMGIGAVDNVRAYANIATVQTILQQDQTYITDINIKLHDRLQAKKIAPEYETMFQYKAEDWETANATFLTGVTIRNIITWSVSVTLLIVAGFGIYNILTMTIYNKMKDIAILKAMGFAGTDVRLIFMFQSLVIGFAGGLMGLIIGYILSWLISKAPFEGGDIVSLDHFPVNFDPMYYVIGIAFGVLTTAFAGYTPSRKASRVDPIEIIRGQ encoded by the coding sequence ATGACCCCTGTTGTTGAAATAGCCTGGACACACATCGTTTCAAAACCCAAGCAAACCATTGTTGCCATGCTGGGCGTTACGTTTGGCATCGGTATGTTCATCGCGTTGGTAAGTTTAATGACAGGCCTTAATCAGTTTACCGAAGATGTTACCATGACCTCATCACCCGACATTCACATTTACAATGACATTACCCGCGAACGAAAATCCATCGTGGATGAATTAAACCCGGCCGGCATTAACCTTGTGCATCACCAAAAACCCAAGGTAGAAACCACCAAACTCCGCAATGCCCTTCAGGTAGTCGAAATCATCCGAAAAGACCCCCGCGTTTCCGGTGTGGCCCCAACCCTCTCCTCGCAGGTATTCTACAACTTCGGGCCGATACAACTAAACGGCCAGATATTGGGTGTTGACATATTGGAAGAAGACAAACTTTTCGACATCCGCTCGCGGCTAAAATCCGGACGGCTGGAAGATTTGAAATCCAACCCGGATGGCATCCTGGTGGGTACCGGCCTGGCCCGAAAACTGAGTGCCGCCACAGGCGACCGCGTTGTGATTACCACACCACAAGGCTATACCATGACACTTAAAATAGTTGGCACTTTTCAAATGGGTATTGGTGCGGTGGATAATGTGCGCGCCTATGCCAACATAGCCACCGTGCAAACCATCTTGCAGCAGGACCAGACCTACATTACCGACATTAACATTAAATTACATGACCGACTTCAGGCAAAAAAAATTGCACCGGAATACGAGACCATGTTTCAATACAAGGCCGAAGACTGGGAAACGGCCAACGCTACTTTTTTAACCGGTGTTACCATCCGTAACATCATTACCTGGTCGGTATCGGTTACACTGCTTATTGTGGCCGGCTTCGGCATCTACAACATCCTGACCATGACGATCTACAACAAAATGAAAGACATCGCCATCCTCAAAGCAATGGGATTTGCCGGTACCGATGTACGCTTGATTTTTATGTTCCAATCGCTGGTCATCGGGTTTGCCGGAGGGCTGATGGGGCTCATCATTGGGTACATACTGTCGTGGCTGATTTCCAAAGCGCCTTTCGAAGGCGGTGATATTGTCAGCCTCGATCACTTTCCGGTAAACTTCGACCCCATGTACTATGTAATCGGGATTGCTTTTGGTGTGCTTACCACCGCTTTTGCCGGGTACACCCCCTCGCGAAAAGCTTCGCGGGTTGATCCGATTGAAATTATACGCGGCCAGTAA
- a CDS encoding branched-chain amino acid aminotransferase yields MTITESIPVERIGKSRISEIDFKNLEFGKYISDHMVVAEYRNKTWHAPVIKPYGEMAMTPAILALHYGQAVFEGMKAFRTVDGNITIFRIYKHHQRLNKSLERMCMPAISEEMFVQSLHALVDLDRAWVPDDEGSALYIRPVVFASESRLGVKISDQYKFVVMTSPVGPYFNKPIKVKVEETYVRAAEGGTGYAKCAGNYGGAFYPTQLAREQGYDQVLWTDAKEHRYIDESGAMNVMFVLDGKLITPKLTTALLDGVTRDSILILANEMGMVAEERKVSLDDLIAGFERGTLTEAFGAGTAAVVAPIATINIHGKDFQLPPATEKSFQMQVKKKLYNIRHGIEPDKHNWNYTITAR; encoded by the coding sequence ATGACCATTACCGAAAGCATACCGGTTGAGCGGATCGGCAAATCGCGGATCAGCGAAATTGATTTTAAAAACCTGGAGTTTGGAAAATACATTTCCGACCACATGGTGGTAGCCGAGTACCGAAATAAAACCTGGCATGCACCCGTAATCAAACCTTACGGTGAAATGGCCATGACACCGGCCATCCTGGCGCTGCACTACGGCCAGGCTGTGTTCGAAGGCATGAAAGCATTTCGGACAGTCGATGGGAACATCACTATTTTCAGAATCTACAAGCACCACCAGCGTCTCAACAAATCGCTTGAGCGGATGTGCATGCCGGCCATCAGCGAAGAAATGTTTGTACAGAGCCTGCATGCGCTGGTGGACCTTGATCGGGCATGGGTACCTGATGACGAAGGCAGCGCCCTCTACATCCGGCCGGTAGTTTTTGCTTCCGAGTCGAGGTTGGGTGTAAAAATATCCGATCAGTACAAATTTGTGGTGATGACCAGCCCGGTGGGACCCTATTTTAATAAACCCATCAAAGTAAAAGTAGAAGAAACGTATGTGCGGGCCGCTGAAGGTGGCACCGGCTACGCCAAATGTGCCGGCAATTATGGTGGCGCCTTCTACCCTACCCAACTGGCCCGTGAGCAGGGGTACGACCAGGTATTGTGGACAGACGCGAAAGAACACAGGTACATTGATGAATCAGGAGCCATGAACGTGATGTTTGTGCTGGATGGAAAACTGATAACACCCAAACTCACCACCGCGTTGCTGGATGGCGTAACCCGCGACAGCATTCTTATCCTGGCCAACGAAATGGGCATGGTTGCCGAAGAGCGCAAAGTAAGCCTGGATGATTTGATTGCAGGATTTGAGCGCGGAACGTTAACCGAAGCATTTGGTGCAGGAACCGCAGCCGTGGTAGCGCCCATTGCAACCATTAACATTCACGGAAAAGATTTTCAATTACCGCCTGCCACAGAAAAATCGTTTCAAATGCAGGTAAAGAAAAAATTATACAACATCCGCCACGGTATAGAACCGGATAAACACAACTGGAACTATACAATTACAGCCCGGTAG
- a CDS encoding DUF190 domain-containing protein, which produces MKLPENGILLRIHIGESDQLNDRPLYEAIVLKARELNLAGATVFRGIMGFGAESRIHTAKVLRLSEDLPIVIEIVDTEEHINKLIPFLDEHVKEGLITLEPVNVIKYRHSR; this is translated from the coding sequence ATGAAATTGCCTGAAAACGGAATCCTGCTGCGGATCCACATTGGTGAGTCGGATCAACTTAATGACAGGCCATTGTATGAGGCCATTGTGCTGAAAGCCCGCGAACTGAACCTGGCCGGGGCCACCGTGTTTCGCGGCATTATGGGCTTTGGAGCTGAAAGCCGTATCCACACGGCCAAGGTACTGCGCCTTTCGGAAGACCTGCCCATTGTGATTGAAATTGTTGATACCGAGGAGCATATCAATAAACTGATTCCCTTTCTGGATGAACACGTAAAAGAAGGCCTGATAACGCTGGAGCCGGTGAATGTTATCAAATACCGGCACAGCCGCTGA
- a CDS encoding ABC transporter ATP-binding protein, producing the protein MEPVLQTRKISKYFYEPEKFQVLKQIDLTVNRGEFMCLMGKSGCGKSTLMYVLSTMDTDYEGELEIAGENLKGKSQNYLSAFRNKHIGFIFQFHYLLPEFTALQNVMLPAMKLGRYSKAEIESRAYDKLKILGVADQALKISSKLSGGQQQRVAIARALINDPDIIMGDEPTGNLDSYNSNVVFDILQELTHTYRQTIIAVTHDEDFANRSDRVVEMSDGRIIRGDNGSA; encoded by the coding sequence ATGGAACCGGTACTACAAACCCGAAAGATCAGCAAGTATTTTTATGAACCTGAAAAATTCCAGGTATTAAAGCAGATTGATCTGACGGTAAACCGGGGCGAATTTATGTGCCTGATGGGGAAATCCGGGTGCGGTAAATCAACGCTGATGTATGTACTTTCTACCATGGACACCGACTACGAAGGTGAGCTGGAGATTGCCGGAGAGAACCTGAAGGGCAAAAGTCAGAATTACCTTTCGGCTTTTCGTAACAAACACATCGGTTTTATTTTTCAGTTTCATTACCTGCTGCCCGAGTTTACCGCTTTACAAAATGTGATGTTGCCCGCCATGAAACTCGGGCGGTATTCCAAAGCAGAAATTGAATCCCGTGCCTACGATAAACTGAAAATACTGGGAGTAGCCGATCAGGCCCTTAAAATTTCATCCAAACTTTCCGGTGGCCAGCAGCAACGCGTGGCCATTGCCCGCGCCCTGATTAACGACCCTGACATTATCATGGGCGATGAACCGACCGGTAATCTGGATTCCTATAACTCTAATGTGGTGTTTGATATTCTGCAGGAACTTACCCACACCTACCGGCAAACCATTATTGCCGTTACTCACGATGAGGATTTTGCCAACCGTTCCGATCGTGTTGTGGAGATGAGCGATGGCCGGATCATCCGGGGCGATAACGGAAGTGCCTGA
- a CDS encoding CYTH domain-containing protein, whose protein sequence is MSSENPNSPLEYTDFTIKATLTNFAPVEEVLISMGAMYIGNDEQTDYYFETDNGKLKLRQGTIENRIAHYRREYEVGSEKTIVFRYEENPSSEAIKQLRSQNKLIGFVRKSRKIYRLDNLKIHLDTLPDNRKFIEIEAFDRTNRFSAAALKAQCMAVKEKLGIPDSVLIKTGYMET, encoded by the coding sequence GTGTCATCTGAAAACCCCAATAGCCCGCTGGAGTACACCGACTTCACCATTAAGGCTACCCTAACAAACTTTGCTCCGGTTGAGGAGGTATTGATTTCCATGGGAGCCATGTACATCGGCAATGATGAGCAAACCGATTATTATTTTGAAACTGATAACGGAAAATTAAAACTCAGGCAAGGCACCATTGAAAATAGGATAGCACACTACAGACGCGAATACGAGGTTGGTTCCGAAAAAACAATTGTATTTCGCTACGAAGAAAATCCTTCATCCGAAGCAATTAAACAATTACGAAGCCAGAACAAACTGATAGGTTTTGTGAGAAAATCAAGAAAAATTTATAGGCTCGATAACCTGAAAATTCATTTGGATACCCTTCCTGACAATCGGAAATTTATTGAAATTGAAGCCTTTGACCGGACTAACCGGTTTTCAGCTGCAGCGTTAAAAGCGCAGTGCATGGCAGTAAAAGAAAAACTCGGCATACCCGATAGTGTTTTGATAAAAACCGGGTACATGGAAACCTGA
- a CDS encoding Rrf2 family transcriptional regulator, giving the protein MLSKKCKYAIHALVHMARNPEEKFLIREISSSCNIPKKFLENILLELKRAGILGSRAGKGGGYFLRRSTRDVNLAEVVRLFDGAIAAVPCATYKYYESCTECRDEETCSIRHAFLQVRNATVDMLKKDTLELLVKQEQKLTRKRKS; this is encoded by the coding sequence ATGCTTTCTAAAAAATGTAAATACGCCATCCACGCCCTGGTTCACATGGCCAGGAACCCGGAGGAAAAATTTCTGATCCGCGAAATCTCTTCTTCCTGCAACATCCCGAAAAAATTCCTGGAGAACATTCTGCTTGAACTGAAGCGGGCCGGAATTCTAGGAAGCCGGGCCGGCAAAGGAGGCGGTTACTTCCTCAGGCGATCAACCCGCGATGTAAACCTGGCCGAGGTAGTACGGCTGTTTGACGGGGCTATTGCTGCCGTACCCTGTGCCACGTATAAGTATTATGAATCCTGTACTGAATGCCGGGATGAAGAAACCTGCAGCATTCGCCATGCTTTCTTGCAGGTACGCAATGCCACGGTTGACATGCTGAAAAAAGATACGCTGGAGTTGCTGGTTAAACAGGAACAAAAACTTACCCGCAAAAGAAAAAGTTAA
- a CDS encoding GNAT family N-acetyltransferase: protein MESAILEIVDFKPEHQPWFEQLNREWIEKFFWMEPVDEAVLGDPETHIIRTGGVILMASVHKEIAGTVALKLVETGVSEFTKMAVAEKFRGQKVGEALAKAAIGKAKKSGAKKIILYSNTILAPAIALYRKLGFNEIPLDGPYKRSNIKMELIL from the coding sequence ATGGAAAGCGCAATTCTCGAAATCGTAGATTTTAAGCCGGAGCATCAGCCGTGGTTTGAGCAACTGAACCGCGAATGGATTGAAAAATTTTTTTGGATGGAACCGGTAGATGAAGCCGTGCTGGGCGACCCGGAAACTCACATCATCCGTACAGGTGGCGTTATATTAATGGCATCCGTACATAAAGAAATTGCCGGTACAGTGGCCCTGAAGTTGGTGGAGACGGGCGTATCTGAGTTTACCAAAATGGCGGTGGCTGAAAAATTCAGGGGACAGAAAGTGGGCGAGGCGCTGGCCAAGGCAGCCATCGGAAAAGCAAAAAAATCAGGAGCAAAGAAGATCATTCTCTATTCAAACACCATACTGGCACCTGCCATAGCGCTTTACCGGAAACTGGGTTTTAATGAAATACCGCTTGACGGGCCTTATAAACGCAGCAACATTAAAATGGAACTGATTTTATGA